The following coding sequences are from one Paenibacillus tundrae window:
- a CDS encoding AraC family transcriptional regulator — protein sequence MDLSTYIQQWTQSSIHILDVRYTLIPTGKPLPPYRFPANAFLLVSRGQGEFVLNQTSYLVSHSHVLHGNKGLQMQVISQEPLAYYLILYKTEHTANTDPLHVLNGLHNALEDSFALQTDYPAVLHQHAQKLYQTWMDGGDLARFKARAMFQLFLHEIMHQLDQQSAITIKPDIVDQAIRYIEEHFAESVTLDALSRALNYNVQYLSRKFKSKMGRSPIDYLIHFRMEKAILLLSETDAAVQDIACQVGYDDLFYFIRRFKKHTGLVPGQYRKQAAEQQLSNITYKRLKSSIWNSAPLNYTEWRSDAVDHVGEKGDSLMSKEHKTPLAVALLMCMMIMLSACGTSIQPSQASTSVEYQHDMGVTKLEGTPNKIAAADYRIMDTLNALGVYPHATTTYGGSTVLPYMDVDQQNPDILPLGDKINLEAAVESEPDLIIARHIEPTVYEQLSKVAPVIVFRGDGDWREEMKEIATVVGKEQQAEDWLAQYDLKAAQIKEKMAQHIGEDETFLFMRVQKNVQVASPNVHLGATLSKDLGLKYVPQLTNMKDTYETLSLETLPELNPDHIFMTIGKSTVSHDDEAEKVLEEMKQSAVWSNLKAVKAGNIHIMPQWVFGDYPNIKVESLELVEQALVK from the coding sequence ATGGATTTATCCACCTATATACAGCAATGGACTCAATCGTCCATACATATACTTGATGTACGTTATACGCTAATCCCAACGGGTAAACCGCTTCCTCCCTATCGATTTCCCGCGAACGCCTTCTTACTTGTCTCCCGAGGGCAAGGAGAATTTGTCCTTAATCAGACTTCCTACCTTGTCTCCCACAGTCATGTGCTTCATGGTAACAAAGGACTTCAGATGCAGGTCATCAGTCAGGAGCCGTTGGCCTATTATCTCATTTTGTATAAAACAGAACATACGGCAAACACAGATCCTCTTCATGTGTTGAATGGTTTGCATAACGCATTGGAAGATTCTTTTGCCCTCCAAACAGATTATCCCGCTGTACTACACCAACATGCACAGAAGTTGTATCAGACTTGGATGGATGGCGGAGATCTAGCACGCTTTAAAGCACGCGCCATGTTTCAACTGTTTCTACATGAAATCATGCACCAACTAGATCAGCAGTCTGCGATAACCATTAAGCCGGATATTGTGGATCAGGCGATTCGGTACATCGAAGAACACTTTGCCGAATCCGTAACGCTGGATGCTCTGTCGCGAGCACTGAATTATAACGTGCAGTATCTGTCTCGCAAGTTCAAATCCAAAATGGGACGTAGCCCCATTGATTACTTGATTCATTTTCGCATGGAGAAAGCTATTCTCCTGTTATCAGAAACCGATGCAGCGGTTCAAGATATTGCATGCCAAGTCGGGTACGATGATCTGTTTTATTTTATCCGACGATTCAAAAAACATACGGGTCTCGTCCCTGGACAATACCGAAAGCAAGCTGCTGAGCAGCAGTTATCGAATATTACATACAAAAGGCTCAAATCATCCATATGGAACTCTGCCCCTCTGAACTATACTGAATGGCGTAGCGACGCTGTCGATCATGTAGGCGAGAAGGGAGATTCACTCATGTCAAAAGAACACAAGACACCACTAGCTGTAGCATTGCTCATGTGCATGATGATTATGCTCAGTGCCTGCGGGACTAGTATCCAGCCATCTCAGGCAAGCACGTCTGTTGAATATCAGCATGATATGGGCGTCACGAAGCTGGAAGGCACACCGAATAAAATTGCAGCGGCCGATTATCGAATTATGGATACCCTGAATGCGTTAGGTGTATATCCTCATGCCACCACCACTTATGGGGGCTCTACAGTTCTGCCCTATATGGATGTAGACCAGCAGAATCCAGATATTCTGCCTTTAGGGGATAAGATTAACCTTGAAGCCGCTGTGGAAAGCGAACCGGATCTTATCATCGCTCGTCATATTGAGCCCACCGTCTATGAGCAATTGAGCAAAGTAGCTCCTGTTATCGTCTTCCGCGGGGATGGCGATTGGCGAGAAGAAATGAAGGAGATTGCCACTGTCGTAGGTAAAGAGCAACAGGCTGAAGACTGGCTAGCACAGTACGATCTCAAAGCAGCACAAATTAAAGAAAAAATGGCACAGCATATCGGTGAAGATGAGACCTTCCTATTCATGCGTGTTCAAAAAAATGTGCAAGTCGCTAGCCCCAATGTTCATCTGGGAGCAACCTTGTCGAAAGATTTAGGGCTCAAGTATGTGCCTCAATTGACAAATATGAAAGATACGTATGAGACGTTATCCTTGGAGACACTCCCCGAGTTGAACCCGGATCATATCTTTATGACTATAGGCAAATCAACAGTTAGTCATGATGATGAAGCTGAGAAGGTGCTCGAAGAGATGAAACAATCTGCCGTATGGAGCAATCTGAAGGCCGTAAAAGCGGGAAACATTCACATCATGCCACAGTGGGTGTTTGGGGATTACCCGAATATTAAGGTTGAGTCACTCGAACTTGTTGAGCAGGCTTTAGTGAAATAA
- a CDS encoding amino acid permease, which translates to MESKQLSRGLKPRHVELIALGGTIGVGLFMGSASTIKWAGPSVLLAYLLAGIVIFFVMRIMGEMLIQEPVTGSFATFAHKYIGPLAGFLTAWSYWFLWVTVGMAEVTAIGIYVGYWFPDIPQWIPALAGVLIIAAANLAAVKFYGEFEFWFAMIKVTAIVAMIVIGTGLIFFGWGNGGQAIGLSNLFSHGGFFPGGLKGFLFALCIVTAAYQGVEMVGITAGEAENPKYTLRKAIKNIVWRILIFYVGAIFVIVTLYPWNEVGETGSPFVLTFAKVGIVAAAGIINFVVLTAAMSGCNSGIYSAGRMLYTLAENGQAPAFFKKLSKGGVPRNSIIVTISLLLIGVVLNYLMPDSKLFLYIYSASVLPGMVPWFALAFSQFRFRKRWGNEMGDHNFRSKWFPISNYIIIVYLVLVIIGMCFNPDTRVPLLVGATFMAIVVIGYYLFGIGKKQQIEQDPTRR; encoded by the coding sequence TTGGAATCGAAGCAACTATCTAGAGGACTGAAGCCCAGGCATGTTGAGCTGATTGCACTCGGCGGCACGATTGGCGTAGGTTTATTTATGGGATCGGCAAGTACGATTAAATGGGCTGGCCCATCCGTATTGCTCGCCTACCTGCTGGCTGGAATTGTGATCTTTTTTGTCATGCGCATTATGGGAGAAATGTTGATTCAGGAACCGGTAACAGGCTCCTTTGCTACATTTGCCCACAAATATATTGGTCCACTTGCTGGCTTTCTCACCGCCTGGAGTTACTGGTTCCTATGGGTAACGGTCGGTATGGCAGAGGTTACGGCGATTGGTATTTACGTGGGGTATTGGTTCCCCGATATTCCACAGTGGATTCCGGCGCTTGCTGGGGTACTAATTATTGCTGCGGCGAATTTGGCTGCAGTGAAGTTCTATGGTGAATTCGAGTTTTGGTTTGCCATGATCAAGGTGACGGCCATTGTTGCAATGATTGTGATTGGTACAGGGCTGATCTTCTTCGGCTGGGGGAATGGTGGTCAAGCAATTGGTCTATCAAACCTGTTCAGCCATGGTGGATTCTTCCCAGGTGGATTGAAAGGATTCCTTTTTGCACTATGTATTGTCACGGCGGCATACCAGGGCGTTGAGATGGTAGGTATCACAGCGGGAGAAGCGGAGAATCCCAAGTATACCTTGCGCAAAGCGATCAAAAACATCGTTTGGCGTATCCTTATCTTTTATGTAGGGGCGATCTTCGTTATTGTAACCTTGTATCCGTGGAATGAGGTTGGGGAGACGGGAAGCCCGTTCGTGCTGACGTTTGCTAAGGTAGGCATTGTGGCTGCAGCGGGGATCATTAATTTCGTTGTACTTACGGCTGCAATGTCAGGCTGTAATAGTGGTATTTATAGTGCAGGACGAATGCTGTATACCCTTGCGGAGAATGGACAGGCGCCAGCCTTTTTCAAAAAGTTATCCAAGGGCGGGGTTCCCCGCAACAGTATTATCGTTACGATTTCCTTGTTGCTTATTGGTGTAGTTCTGAATTATCTAATGCCAGATTCGAAGCTGTTCCTATACATCTACAGTGCGAGTGTTCTGCCAGGGATGGTTCCGTGGTTTGCACTGGCGTTTAGCCAATTCAGGTTCCGTAAGCGCTGGGGTAACGAGATGGGCGACCACAACTTTAGATCCAAATGGTTCCCGATCAGTAACTACATCATCATTGTATATCTAGTGCTTGTTATTATTGGGATGTGTTTCAACCCGGATACACGGGTACCGTTGTTGGTGGGAGCGACCTTTATGGCGATTGTAGTTATCGGTTACTACCTGTTCGGAATCGGGAAAAAGCAGCAAATCGAGCAAGATCCAACTCGACGTTAA
- a CDS encoding SDR family oxidoreductase yields the protein MANQDQHTIQDPTTQYPKATPEWKQQQEEPGLQREMTPVPDCGEKTYKGSGRLTGRKAVVTGADSGIGRAAAIAYAREGADVVLSYLPEEEADAKEVVQLIEEAGRRAIAVPGDLKDEKYCEKLIETAVKELGGIDILANVAGKQQFVEQIADLTTEQFDATFKTNVYSMFWLCKAAVKHMKPGGSIINTSSIQAYSPSPILLDYATTKASINTFSKALAQQVGSKGIRVNIVAPGPVWTPLQIVGGQPVEKLSEFGNNTPLGRPGQPVEMAPAYVFLASQESSYVSGETLNANGGTVSP from the coding sequence ATGGCAAACCAAGACCAACACACCATACAAGATCCGACTACACAATATCCGAAGGCTACACCGGAGTGGAAACAACAGCAGGAAGAGCCGGGATTACAGCGTGAGATGACCCCTGTTCCGGATTGCGGTGAGAAAACATATAAAGGCAGCGGCCGGCTGACAGGTCGTAAAGCGGTCGTTACCGGTGCGGACAGTGGGATCGGCCGGGCAGCGGCGATTGCATATGCTCGTGAAGGTGCGGATGTGGTACTCTCCTATCTGCCGGAGGAAGAAGCGGATGCGAAGGAAGTCGTGCAATTAATCGAGGAAGCTGGCCGAAGAGCGATTGCTGTTCCGGGTGATCTAAAGGATGAGAAATACTGCGAGAAGTTGATTGAAACTGCGGTCAAAGAACTAGGCGGCATAGACATTCTGGCTAACGTGGCAGGGAAGCAGCAGTTTGTCGAGCAGATTGCAGACCTGACAACTGAACAATTCGATGCGACGTTCAAAACCAATGTGTACTCCATGTTCTGGCTCTGCAAAGCAGCCGTGAAACATATGAAGCCAGGTGGTTCGATCATTAATACATCGTCCATCCAAGCATACAGTCCGTCACCGATTCTGTTGGACTATGCAACTACGAAGGCTTCGATCAATACCTTCAGTAAAGCACTCGCCCAACAGGTTGGCAGCAAAGGCATCCGTGTGAACATTGTTGCACCAGGGCCGGTGTGGACACCACTTCAGATTGTCGGTGGACAACCTGTAGAGAAGTTGTCCGAATTCGGGAACAATACACCGCTGGGTCGTCCGGGACAACCTGTTGAGATGGCTCCAGCATACGTATTTCTGGCGAGCCAGGAATCCAGCTATGTGAGCGGAGAGACGTTGAACGCAAATGGTGGTACCGTAAGTCCGTAA
- a CDS encoding GNAT family N-acetyltransferase: MYATEYTHRHIEELTLNHWQPLSTSLYDGWVLRFAKGYTKRANSVQAIYPSTLDVHEKITACEQFYTSNQLSTIFKITPFVQPEELDQLLQDKGYVVMDRTIVQLRNLEELKAPEHLEVHIDEQLTDEWLNHFCRLNAVNAEFRETMTQMLLNVRAKTGFITLSVDGIVAACGLGVVEQGVIGLHDIITEPTYRNRGLAEQMILHLLHWGKNHGAVSSYLQVVENNAPARRLYAKLGYTDAYTYWYRIKQLCTEQP; the protein is encoded by the coding sequence ATGTATGCAACAGAGTATACGCATCGGCATATTGAAGAATTAACGCTCAACCACTGGCAGCCTCTATCAACCTCACTGTATGACGGATGGGTGCTGCGTTTTGCCAAAGGGTATACGAAGCGAGCGAACTCGGTTCAAGCCATCTACCCTTCTACCCTGGATGTACATGAGAAAATCACGGCCTGTGAGCAATTTTATACATCTAACCAGTTAAGTACTATTTTCAAAATTACACCGTTTGTTCAGCCAGAAGAATTGGATCAGCTCTTGCAGGATAAAGGTTATGTCGTCATGGATCGGACGATCGTACAGCTTCGAAATCTAGAAGAACTGAAAGCTCCTGAGCATCTGGAGGTACATATCGACGAGCAGCTCACTGACGAATGGTTGAACCATTTCTGTCGTTTGAATGCAGTCAACGCAGAATTCAGGGAAACGATGACACAGATGCTCTTAAACGTTCGCGCAAAGACAGGTTTCATCACCCTATCTGTTGATGGCATCGTGGCGGCCTGCGGACTTGGCGTGGTTGAGCAGGGAGTCATTGGACTGCATGACATCATTACAGAACCAACGTACCGTAATCGCGGCCTGGCAGAACAGATGATCCTGCATCTGTTGCACTGGGGTAAAAATCATGGTGCTGTGTCAAGTTATCTGCAAGTCGTTGAAAACAATGCACCCGCAAGACGGCTATATGCAAAATTGGGTTATACCGATGCCTATACGTATTGGTATCGGATTAAGCAATTATGTACAGAACAACCTTGA
- a CDS encoding M48 family metallopeptidase, which translates to MTIEIQGQTITCHIEYGKRKKASITMDLPYMVTIKAPNGTSEEALTALVRQHGEVILTKSALMQQALEGPQAKEYEQEGKGAFLHFGKEYALHELIPVEGLGEEELRATLKKFYFAECKRVIGERIVRYQRELKVKPKSVDIVESATKWGSCSWDKKLTFNYRLAMAPYEVIDYVIIHELCHIHHMNHDRSFWRRVGSIMPDYKSKEDYLMRHGRAMTL; encoded by the coding sequence ATTACTATAGAGATCCAGGGACAGACCATTACATGTCATATTGAATATGGCAAACGAAAAAAAGCTTCCATCACGATGGACTTGCCCTACATGGTCACGATAAAGGCACCTAATGGCACCAGTGAAGAAGCGTTAACGGCACTCGTGCGGCAGCACGGAGAGGTCATCCTCACAAAGTCGGCGCTTATGCAGCAGGCACTGGAAGGCCCTCAGGCTAAGGAGTACGAACAAGAGGGCAAGGGAGCATTTTTACATTTTGGTAAGGAATATGCACTACATGAATTAATCCCTGTCGAAGGATTGGGGGAAGAGGAGCTAAGAGCGACCCTGAAGAAGTTCTACTTTGCCGAGTGTAAACGAGTAATTGGGGAGCGCATCGTTCGCTATCAACGAGAGCTTAAGGTGAAGCCGAAGTCTGTAGACATTGTGGAATCAGCCACGAAATGGGGGAGCTGTAGCTGGGACAAAAAGCTTACCTTTAACTATCGTTTAGCTATGGCACCGTATGAAGTTATTGACTATGTCATTATCCATGAGCTCTGCCACATTCATCATATGAATCATGACCGCTCGTTCTGGCGTCGTGTCGGCAGCATCATGCCTGATTACAAATCGAAGGAAGACTACCTGATGAGACATGGACGTGCTATGACGTTGTGA
- a CDS encoding iron chaperone, whose amino-acid sequence MPDSNPFSVQVDEYIMGFAPEVQARLQALRQLIREAAPNAEEKISYKMPTYAQHGNLVHFAAYQHHIGFYPAPSGITAFQEELSTFKNAKGSVQFPHNQPLPEELIRRIVEFRVKENVEKAATKKQKK is encoded by the coding sequence ATGCCAGATAGCAACCCCTTTTCTGTGCAGGTGGACGAATATATTATGGGATTTGCACCTGAGGTGCAGGCACGACTTCAAGCTCTAAGGCAGTTGATTCGGGAAGCAGCCCCGAATGCGGAAGAGAAGATCAGTTACAAGATGCCCACGTATGCACAGCATGGGAATTTGGTTCATTTTGCTGCATATCAACATCATATTGGGTTCTATCCGGCTCCTAGTGGGATCACGGCATTTCAAGAGGAACTCTCCACATTCAAGAATGCGAAGGGATCGGTTCAGTTCCCTCACAATCAGCCGTTACCCGAAGAGCTGATCCGGCGAATCGTCGAATTTCGGGTGAAAGAGAACGTGGAGAAGGCAGCAACGAAGAAGCAGAAGAAGTAA
- a CDS encoding isochorismatase family protein, producing the protein MNKALIVLDVQQGIVRLRDVTEPVAKIQSVIGEFEERDWPIVYMKHVDYKQEDSSLYYKEHANLEIVLDTKQHPVLEKSKPSAFSNPELKTWMVERHIDHVFIVGFNTEYCCLFTAITAEHEGFQVTLIEDATGTVNTEETYEMKGLDIQDFVGSILNWSGCIEVLYVDEFKEMYA; encoded by the coding sequence ATGAATAAGGCTTTAATTGTGCTGGACGTACAGCAGGGTATTGTACGATTACGTGATGTAACAGAACCAGTGGCCAAGATCCAATCTGTCATTGGGGAGTTTGAGGAACGGGACTGGCCGATTGTATATATGAAGCATGTAGATTACAAGCAAGAGGATTCGTCTCTGTACTATAAGGAGCATGCCAATCTGGAGATTGTGCTCGATACGAAGCAGCATCCTGTGCTGGAGAAGAGCAAGCCAAGTGCGTTCAGCAACCCGGAATTAAAGACATGGATGGTAGAACGGCACATTGATCATGTATTTATTGTAGGGTTCAATACGGAATACTGTTGTCTGTTCACAGCAATTACAGCAGAGCATGAGGGTTTCCAGGTGACCTTGATCGAGGATGCGACGGGTACTGTCAACACCGAGGAGACTTATGAGATGAAGGGACTAGACATTCAAGACTTCGTTGGATCAATTCTGAATTGGTCTGGGTGTATTGAAGTGTTATATGTGGATGAGTTCAAGGAAATGTACGCCTAA
- a CDS encoding CAP domain-containing protein: MFNGKRYIRSLLAVPLAGLLLVLLASQQASAAPIDSLLPERSEQEITQKWNEWMSEKDKSVTFTETPSAMAPYIAGKISDASLEHALNAANFYRFLSGLEGDLVLDAALNQQAQHGAVVISTSALSHYPPQPADMPKDFYDLGAKSASSSNLFAAYSSRGNVAVNSVEAYMDDSDASNIAALGHRRWILSTQLKKTGFGVAYRDNKSYANQFSTMQVLDTSRAEKVNYNYSLYPNKGDFPIEAFKSSQAWSVQLNPDVFAKPSQSNVRVEVVRSSDQRTWVLGANHKNSTDPSGAYFNVNNDSYAYNYAIIFRPDQIQSLKENDTFNIRITGLKKKDGSNAEITYQTRFFSVNKTQPNPGVDPGTQEPDPQDILDNFLVKFQYTADRTLKINGTLLKYANQSFTFQIYGPSPEESHIRTVTVNVDARGRFGLTLPNLSASDLNIYMKVSDDITYLITAAGNSNVTYYIN, translated from the coding sequence ATGTTTAATGGAAAACGCTACATCCGTTCGTTATTAGCAGTACCTTTAGCTGGTCTACTGCTCGTTTTGCTTGCATCCCAGCAGGCTTCGGCAGCTCCCATCGACAGTTTGTTACCTGAGCGGAGCGAGCAAGAAATTACTCAGAAGTGGAATGAATGGATGAGTGAGAAAGATAAATCAGTGACGTTCACCGAGACACCTTCCGCTATGGCACCTTATATTGCGGGGAAAATTAGTGATGCTTCCTTAGAGCACGCCCTGAATGCAGCTAACTTTTATCGTTTCCTGTCAGGACTCGAGGGGGATCTCGTTCTAGATGCTGCGCTCAATCAACAAGCACAACATGGCGCAGTCGTTATCTCTACATCAGCGCTCTCTCATTATCCGCCTCAACCGGCGGACATGCCAAAGGACTTTTACGACTTAGGTGCCAAGTCGGCATCAAGTTCCAACCTGTTTGCAGCTTACAGCTCCAGAGGGAACGTCGCAGTCAACAGTGTTGAAGCGTATATGGATGATTCAGATGCGAGCAACATTGCTGCACTGGGTCATCGCCGCTGGATTTTGAGCACACAATTGAAGAAGACGGGATTCGGTGTTGCGTACCGTGATAACAAGTCGTATGCCAACCAGTTCAGTACGATGCAGGTTCTCGATACCAGCCGTGCGGAAAAGGTAAACTATAATTACAGCTTGTATCCAAACAAAGGGGACTTCCCGATTGAAGCGTTCAAAAGCTCTCAAGCTTGGTCCGTACAACTGAACCCAGATGTCTTCGCGAAGCCTTCCCAATCGAATGTACGAGTTGAGGTTGTTCGCTCATCAGATCAGCGGACGTGGGTATTAGGGGCCAATCATAAGAACAGCACCGACCCTTCGGGAGCATACTTTAATGTAAATAACGATTCTTATGCATACAATTACGCTATCATTTTCCGTCCAGATCAGATCCAGTCTTTGAAAGAAAATGACACGTTTAACATCCGAATCACAGGTCTGAAGAAGAAAGACGGCTCCAATGCCGAGATTACGTATCAAACCCGATTCTTCTCTGTAAATAAGACACAACCGAATCCGGGAGTAGACCCAGGTACACAGGAACCTGATCCCCAAGATATCTTGGATAATTTCCTCGTTAAATTTCAATACACAGCAGACCGTACGTTAAAGATTAATGGAACACTGTTGAAATACGCTAACCAAAGCTTCACCTTCCAGATCTATGGACCATCACCCGAGGAAAGCCATATCAGAACAGTCACTGTAAATGTTGATGCACGTGGTAGATTCGGTCTCACGCTGCCTAACCTGTCCGCTTCCGATCTCAACATCTACATGAAGGTCAGCGATGATATTACCTATCTCATCACAGCGGCTGGCAACTCAAACGTGACCTACTATATTAATTAA
- a CDS encoding glycosyltransferase family 39 protein, which yields MFKVIHQMLYLIMALCIGLFIASSFFLRAQYNYAMYGDNPILEAQQWGIFIPIIIVLLVSSILLYRICLTLDKFRPKVVIPVVLLCSFIVQVGIIFLFPRVPTDDSQTVLSLAMNMLYDQDYSSFETGGYLHMFPFNFSIVLYLKTLLSLFPDNYLVIKLFNIFFSLITTYMIYLIYKQLNRRSTARDYGILIFAATYLPSLFMNNLIYNDVIATAFFTSSLYCLIRFTNKTSWSMLIIAAVLLAIGNYFRSVGAVILIAAILYILLNWCNIGLKKVIASIGILTILFNVPGWTQNAVLQSTHTVEGSVNENSAPIYMWLNMGINLERFGFWDNMESYRIYQREANYNQATSTALFKQEIERKLSEASLAELAEMYYKKVIWTWTEGTYQMDRYGIGNESGTDMGRGRGGGAGIAGSYSYTNPMTELFAGDSPYRVGVLWIVYVMNFLMYCFILIRVIGAIRAKRYDEVSLILVILGFIGFYILWEIKSRYIYPVYPLLIVLSYMGFKDVYDFVFRGKIDWKPASQTSLGKG from the coding sequence ATGTTTAAGGTGATTCATCAGATGCTCTATCTCATTATGGCGTTATGTATTGGGCTGTTTATCGCTTCGTCCTTCTTTCTCCGGGCGCAGTACAATTACGCCATGTATGGAGATAATCCCATATTAGAAGCGCAGCAATGGGGCATATTCATTCCGATCATCATCGTGCTGCTCGTATCTAGCATCCTGCTCTACAGAATCTGTTTGACATTAGATAAATTCCGCCCCAAGGTGGTCATTCCTGTGGTGTTACTTTGTTCGTTTATCGTGCAGGTGGGCATTATTTTCCTGTTCCCGCGTGTGCCTACAGATGACTCACAGACCGTACTCTCTCTGGCGATGAATATGCTCTATGATCAGGACTATTCCTCGTTTGAGACAGGTGGATATCTGCATATGTTTCCATTCAATTTCTCAATCGTGCTCTATTTAAAAACATTGCTGTCCTTGTTTCCAGACAACTATCTGGTTATTAAGCTATTTAATATTTTCTTTTCACTCATAACGACCTATATGATCTATCTGATCTATAAACAATTGAATCGCAGATCCACAGCGCGTGATTATGGCATTTTAATCTTTGCAGCGACGTATCTTCCGTCGTTATTTATGAACAATCTGATCTATAACGATGTGATTGCAACTGCCTTTTTTACATCCTCCTTATATTGCTTGATCCGATTTACGAACAAAACGTCGTGGAGCATGTTGATTATAGCTGCAGTTCTATTGGCGATAGGTAACTATTTCCGAAGTGTTGGTGCGGTCATCCTGATTGCTGCTATTCTGTATATTCTGCTGAACTGGTGCAATATTGGACTCAAAAAAGTTATAGCATCCATCGGCATTTTGACTATTCTATTTAACGTTCCAGGCTGGACGCAGAATGCAGTACTGCAATCGACGCATACCGTTGAAGGATCTGTGAATGAGAACTCGGCACCGATCTATATGTGGCTCAATATGGGGATTAATCTGGAGCGATTCGGCTTCTGGGACAATATGGAGAGTTATCGAATCTATCAGCGAGAGGCGAACTATAACCAAGCGACAAGTACAGCGTTATTCAAGCAAGAGATCGAGAGAAAGTTATCCGAGGCAAGCTTAGCTGAACTGGCGGAGATGTACTATAAAAAGGTTATATGGACGTGGACTGAGGGTACTTATCAGATGGATCGATATGGAATCGGTAATGAAAGTGGAACGGACATGGGAAGAGGTAGAGGTGGGGGTGCAGGGATTGCAGGCTCCTACAGTTATACCAATCCAATGACAGAACTATTTGCAGGAGATTCGCCGTACCGAGTTGGTGTGTTATGGATCGTATATGTCATGAACTTCCTGATGTATTGTTTCATCCTGATTCGGGTGATCGGTGCGATACGTGCCAAGAGATACGATGAGGTTTCGCTGATATTAGTGATTCTAGGGTTTATCGGATTTTATATCTTGTGGGAGATCAAGTCGAGGTACATTTATCCGGTATATCCGCTGCTCATTGTGCTGTCCTACATGGGATTCAAGGATGTATATGACTTCGTATTTCGAGGAAAAATCGACTGGAAACCCGCTTCACAGACTTCCTTAGGAAAAGGGTGA
- a CDS encoding phosphotransferase enzyme family protein — MLKLKYLFHNHDLAEMILKQWDYDAESLDMFQHYRISSNAVYPFRFQDEVRLLRFAPVDEKDKLKIEAELAFLHELHRHQYGALETVPAHNGEELVRVHTPWGAYYASVFKRVPGISLARVDLDETIVHGYGQALGKLHNVSRQYVPEHTGRWTYIEVLDWMQGVLEEFSDETEALNEVNAVRTVLASWPVTKQNFGLIHYDFELDNVFYDQANHAFYAIDFDDTMVHWYAMDVQQSLDSLQEEVEPEHWERMKQSFMRGYWSVAEETVDMEMMFPVCRRFANLYGYVRILRSAAQQWAHEPEWMCGLRERLEKALVEKAKLFGQPLS, encoded by the coding sequence ATGTTAAAACTAAAATATTTATTCCACAATCACGATCTCGCCGAGATGATATTGAAGCAATGGGACTATGATGCAGAGTCGCTGGATATGTTCCAACATTACCGAATATCGTCGAATGCGGTATACCCGTTCCGATTTCAAGATGAAGTTCGGTTGCTTCGTTTTGCACCTGTGGACGAAAAGGATAAATTGAAAATAGAAGCCGAATTAGCATTCCTGCATGAACTTCATCGACATCAATATGGAGCGCTAGAGACTGTTCCAGCACATAACGGGGAGGAGCTTGTTCGGGTTCATACACCGTGGGGGGCCTATTATGCATCGGTGTTCAAACGTGTTCCAGGGATATCACTTGCTCGTGTTGACCTGGATGAGACGATTGTTCACGGTTATGGTCAGGCGTTAGGCAAGCTACACAACGTATCCCGTCAGTACGTGCCAGAGCATACGGGTCGCTGGACTTATATAGAAGTGCTGGATTGGATGCAAGGTGTGTTAGAGGAGTTTTCAGATGAGACAGAGGCTTTGAATGAGGTCAATGCTGTGCGGACGGTGTTAGCATCCTGGCCTGTTACGAAGCAGAACTTTGGTCTCATTCATTACGATTTTGAACTGGATAATGTATTTTATGATCAGGCGAATCATGCCTTTTATGCCATTGATTTCGATGATACTATGGTTCACTGGTATGCGATGGATGTGCAGCAATCATTGGATAGTTTACAGGAGGAGGTTGAGCCAGAGCACTGGGAGCGGATGAAACAATCCTTTATGCGAGGATACTGGTCTGTAGCCGAAGAAACGGTTGATATGGAGATGATGTTTCCGGTATGTCGCCGCTTCGCCAACCTGTACGGCTATGTACGAATACTTCGATCTGCCGCGCAGCAATGGGCGCATGAACCTGAGTGGATGTGTGGATTGCGGGAGAGGTTGGAGAAGGCATTGGTAGAAAAAGCGAAGCTATTCGGTCAACCGCTGTCTTAG